The Litorilinea aerophila genome segment GCCCGCTGCCGGCTGAACCGGCTTCCAGCCGGTTTGGTCCCCGCCAGGCGCAGATTTTAATCTGTGCCGGGGTCCGCCAGGGGATGAATCCCCTGGCTTCGTGTCAACAGACCTGCTGAAGCAGGTTTGCCCGCTGCCGGCTGAACCGGCTTCCAGCCGGTTTGGTCCCCGCCAGGCGCAGATTTTAATCTGTGCCGGGGTCCGCCAGGGGATGAATCCCCTGGCTTCGTGTCAACAGACCTGCTGAAGCAGGTTGGCACGCTGCCGGCTGAACCGGCTTCCAGCCGGTTTGGTCCCCGCCAGGCGCAGATTTTAATCTGTGCCGGGGTCCGCCAGGGGATGAATCCCCTGGCTCTGTAGTAACAAACCTGCTGAAGCAGGTTGGCCCGCTGCCGGCTGAACCGGCTTCCAGCCGTTTGGCCCCTGCCAGGCGCAGATTTCAATCTGTGCCGGGGTCTGTCCGGTATGGAAACCGGACCTGCGGAATCATGGGCGCCATTTTGCAAGACAATTGGTATAACGTACGATCTGGGCAAATTTGTGGTTTTTGCGGCTGTGTCCTGTATCGCGACCCTGTATCGCGCAGATGAACGACCGGATTTCGGACTGAATTCATGCACCCATTGACCTCCCGCTTTGGCCGCTGGCCGGCCTCCCTGTTCCTGGCTCTGATCCTGGTCGCGGGTTTTACCCTGCGCACCTGGAACGTGAATTTCGACCAGGGCATCGGCGCCCATCCCGATGAGCGCAGCACCACCTGTACCTACGCACCGGCCATGCACCTCCCCCAAAGCTGGGACGAGTTTTGGGATCCCAGACGCAGCCCCCTCAATCCCCTCTGGGATCCGGTCCAACAGCAGGTGCGTAAGTTCACCTATGGCCACTTCCCCCTCTACCTGGGCGTGGCCATGGGCCACCTGCTCCACGAGCTGGCGCCGGTGGCTGCTCGCTTGCCCGTGCCCCAGGAAAAGGTAGACTTGATGTTCCGGGCCAACCAGCCCTGCGGCGGCGTGGCGGTGGCGGGTCGCCTGACCATTGCCCTGCTGGACACCTGGACCATCTTCCTCCTCTACCTGCTGGGGCGGCGTCTCTTCTCCACGGGTACGGGCCTGCTGGCCGCCGCCTTTTACGCCTTCACCGCCCAGGCCATCCAACTGAGCCACTTCTTCGCCATGGATCCGGCCAGCACCACCTTCACCGTGCTGGCCGTCCTGGGCGGTGTGGCCGCCATCCAGGAGCGAACCTGGCGAGCCATGGTGCTGACCGGCGTGGCCGCAGGGCTGGCCATTGCCTCCAAGTTCAGTGCCCTGCCGGTGCTGTTGGTGCCGGTGGTGGCGGGCCTGCTGCAGTTGTGGGAGCCGTTCCAGGCCCAGGCTGCCCCCGGGGCGCCCGAGGGATGGGGGCGGGCCCAGTTCCGTGCCCTACTCGGCATCCCCCTGGCCCTGGCCGTGGCCGGGCTGACCTTCTTCGTTACCAGCCCCTACGCCGTGCTGGATTGGCGCAACTTTATCCAGGCCACGCTGGTGGAGCAAGGGCAGATGGTGCGAGGGCTGGCCGACTTTCCTTTCACCCGCCAGTACCGTAACACCACGCCCTACATCTACTTCATCCGCCAGCAGGTCCAGTGGGGCATGGGCTGGCCCCTGGGGCTGCTGGCCCTGGCCGGGACCCTCTACTTCCTGGCCGGGTTCTTCCGCAGCCTTTACCGCATGGCCTCCGCCTGGCTGGTCAGCCGCCTCCACCCCCGCCACGGCCAGTCTCTTCCCACTGGACGCACCCTTTCCACTCAGGAGATGGGCCTGCTGGTGGTGTGGAGCTGGGTGCTGCCCTACTTTGGGCTCACCGGCGCCTTCCTGGCCAAGTTCAACCGCTACATGAGCCCGGTGCTCCCCTTCATGCTCCTCTTCGGCGCCGGTCTGGTCTACGTCCTCGGGCACCGGTGGCCTGTTGACCGGGCACAGGACGCAGCATCAAGGCCTGGGGCCGCCCGCCTGGGCCGGATGGCCGCCGCCCTGCTGGCCGGGGTTGGCCTGGTTGGCGGTCTCTTCTGGTCCCTGGCCTACGTCAACGGCGTCTACAACCACGAACACACCTGGATCACCGCCAGCCGCTGGATCTACCAGAACGTGCCCCGGGGCTCGGTCATCCTCTGGGAGCAATGGGACGACCCCCTCCCCAAGACCATCCCCGGCGAACCGGGTATGGACATGGCCAGCACCGGCCTGCGCAACATCGACTGGGGGCCGTACGAGGAGGACACCGCGGAGAAGTACGCCATCCTCAAACAGAAGCTGCGGGAGGCGGACTACGTGGTCTACAGCTCCAAGCGCATCTACGACAGCGTGGACGAGCTGCCCGAGCGCTACCCCATGACCAACCTCTACTACCAGGCCATGTGGGATGGGCGCCTGGGCTTTGAGCTGGCCCTGGACCTGACCTCGCCGCCCCGGCTCTTTGGCCTGGTCTTCGAGGACCGCCACGCAGACGAGAGCTGGAGCCTCTATGACCATCCCCAGGTGACCATCTTCCGCAAGGTGCGGAACCTGAGCGACGCGGAGTTCGACGCCATCTTCGACCATGTGTGGGAGACGGCCATCCCCTACTACCGGGGGGCGGATTCGCCCCTCAGCCCCTTTTTGAACCTGCTGGGCCTGGGCGCCAGCCCGGAGAGCGCCAACCAGGGGCTGGTGCCCAAGGTGCTGGCCCTGCTGATGGGCGGTGAAACCGGGGCCACCGCTCCGATGCCGGCGGCCCGCCCCAGCCTGATGTTGCCCCAGCCCCTCTCCACCCTGCCGGTGGTGGACAACTACCGCTGGAATCGCCTGGCCAGCGAAGAGCAGGTGTTGGGACCCTGGCTGGCCGTGGCCTTCTGGTGGGCGGTGCTGGCCCTGTTGGGCTGGCTGGCCTGGCCCCTGGCCTTCTACCTCTTTGCGCCCTTTCGGGATCGGGGTTATCTCTTCAGCCGCACCCTGGGCTGGCTGCTGCCGGCCTGGTTCCTCTGGCTGCTGGCCAGCCACGGCCTGGTCTACAACACCGTGCGGGCCGCGTGGGGAAGCGTCCTGCTCCTGGGCCTGGTGGGGGGAGCCGCAGCCTGGAACCAGCGCCAGGCCCTGGCCCGGTTCGTGCGGGAGCGATGGCCCCTGCTCCTCCTGGGGGAAGGGCTCTTTGCCGGGGCCTACCTCTTCTTTGTGCTCATCCGCATGGCCAACCCGGACCTCTGGCAGCCCTGGTTCGGGGGGGAAAAGTTCATGGAGTTCGCCTTCCTCAACGGCATCCTGCGCAGTCCCACCTTTCCGCCCGTGGACCCCCACTTTGCCGGCGGCTACATCAACTACTACTACTTCGGCCTCTACCTGGCCGCGTACCTGATCAAGCTCACGGGCATCTATGCGGAGGTGGCCTTCAACCTGGTCATCCCCACCCTCTTCGCGCTGACGGTGGTCAACGCCTTTGCCGTGGCCTACAGCGCCTGGGGCTTCGCACGGGGAGGGCGCCCGCCGGCCTCCCTCCGCTGGCAGGAGGGCGCGGCCGCGTCCCTGCTGGCGCCCCTCTTCATCGCCCTGTTGGGCAACCTGGACGGCTTCGCCCAGGTGCTGCGCCGGCTGGCCGACGGCAGCCCGGTCCACTTCCAGAGCGCCTTCCCCGGGCTGGAGACCCTGGTGGGCGCGCTGGTGGGCCTGGTGGGCGTGTTGCGGGGGACCCACAGCCTGGGCAGCTACGACTTCTGGGCGCCCAGCCGGGTCATTCCCTTTACCATCAACGAGTTCCCGTACTGGAGCTTCCTCTTCGCGGACCTCCACCCCCACCTGATCGGCATTCCCTTTGCCGTCCTCTTCCTGGGGCTGATCCTGCTGCTGTTGCGCCTGCCGGAGCTGCCCCTCTGGCGTCCGGCCTATGGCGTCCGGCTGCTGGCCCTCTTCGCCCTGATGCTGGGCACCCTGGCCAGCGTGAACCTGTGGGAGCTCCCCACCTACCTGCTGCTGGGGGTGCTGGCCCTGGCGGTGAGCCAGTATCGGGTCTGGGGACGGATACGCTGGGGGCTCACAGGGGCCCTGGCCGTCTTTTACCTGGCGGGCGCGTACCTCTCCTTCCGGCCCTTCTTCGCCCACTACGTCAACGTGGGCGCGTCGGGCATTGGCCTGGTGCGGGCGGGGGATGACCTGGGTACGTGGCTGCTCATCTGGGGCTTCCTGGGCTTTGTGGTGGTGAGCTGGCTCTTCTGGCGCCTGTGCCAGCCCCCCGCGGCCCCTGGCCTGGGCCTGGAGCGGCTCCTGGGCATGGTCTGCCGGCGCTACGACCGGTTGCCCCGGCTGGTCTACCTGCACCGGCTGCTGGTGACCCGCCCAACCCTGGGCTACCTGCTGGGGGTGAATCTGCTGCCGGCGACCCTGGTGGCCACTGTACTGACCCTGGCCTGGGGGCGGACGGTGCTGGCCCTCTGCCTGGCGCTGCTGGGGCCGGCCTTTCTGCTGCTGTGGCAGCGGGCCCGGTGTCGGGTGGGGCGCGGTCTCCAGGTCCCGGCCGTCGGCCAGGTAGCCCCTCGCCCAGGCGATCTCCCGGCCTGGGGAAGCGCGGCGGACGCCTTCGTGGCCCTGTTGACGGTAGTGGGGCTGGCCATCCTGGCCGGTACCCAGGTGGTCTACCTGAAGGACTTCCTGCAGGGGGGCGACTGGTACCGGATGAACACCCTGTTCAAGTTCTTCAACCAGGTGTGGGTCCTGTGGGGGATGGCCGCCGCGGTGGCGGTGCCCTGGTTGTGGCGGCGGAATCTGCCCTCGTGGCCGGCTCGGCTGGTCCCGCTGCCCTTCTGGTGGCGCGGGGTTTTCGGGCTCCTGTTGGCGGCAAGCCTGACCTTTCTCGTCCTGGGCACGCCGGCCCGGCTGGCCCAGCGCATGGTGGGCTGGCGGCCGCCCTTCGGCACCCTGAACGGCATGGCCTACATGCAGCAGGGCACCTACACCTGGCCGGACGAAAACCACGTCATCGAACTGCGACATGACTGGGATGCCATCCGCTGGCTGTTGGCGCACGTGCGGGGCAACCTGGTGATTGTGGAATCTTCAGAAGTAGACTACTATCGGGCCGGGGGAACCCGGGTGGCCAGTATGACCGGCCTCAGTGGCCTGCGGGGCATGCACGAGTCGGAGCAGCGCTTCGACGAGCCCCTGGGCTATCGGGATGGCCTGCACCGGGAGTTCTGGCAGACGTCGGACCTGGCGCGCCTCCAGGCCATCATCGACGAGTTGGAGATCGCCCTGATCTACGTGGGGCCGCTGGAGCGCCAGCAGCATCCCGACGCCCCGGCCAGGCTGGAGGCGCTGGCCGGCCAGGGGCGGCTGCAGGTGCTCTATCAGAACGAAGGCGTGACCATCTACGCGGTGCCGGGCGCCCTGGCCCGCACCGACCGCGGGGTTTACGTGCCGGTGCCGCGCGGTGGGTAGGTCCGGTCTCCTGGCCGGACGGGGGTGCCCGGATAGCCTGCACGCCTGTCACCCAGGGATGGGTGACCTGCGGAGTGGGGAGCCCGCCGTAGGTCCGGTCTCCTGGCCGGACGGGGGTACCCGGGTTGTCTGCACCCCTGTCACCCAGGGATGGGTGAC includes the following:
- a CDS encoding DUF2298 domain-containing protein; its protein translation is MHPLTSRFGRWPASLFLALILVAGFTLRTWNVNFDQGIGAHPDERSTTCTYAPAMHLPQSWDEFWDPRRSPLNPLWDPVQQQVRKFTYGHFPLYLGVAMGHLLHELAPVAARLPVPQEKVDLMFRANQPCGGVAVAGRLTIALLDTWTIFLLYLLGRRLFSTGTGLLAAAFYAFTAQAIQLSHFFAMDPASTTFTVLAVLGGVAAIQERTWRAMVLTGVAAGLAIASKFSALPVLLVPVVAGLLQLWEPFQAQAAPGAPEGWGRAQFRALLGIPLALAVAGLTFFVTSPYAVLDWRNFIQATLVEQGQMVRGLADFPFTRQYRNTTPYIYFIRQQVQWGMGWPLGLLALAGTLYFLAGFFRSLYRMASAWLVSRLHPRHGQSLPTGRTLSTQEMGLLVVWSWVLPYFGLTGAFLAKFNRYMSPVLPFMLLFGAGLVYVLGHRWPVDRAQDAASRPGAARLGRMAAALLAGVGLVGGLFWSLAYVNGVYNHEHTWITASRWIYQNVPRGSVILWEQWDDPLPKTIPGEPGMDMASTGLRNIDWGPYEEDTAEKYAILKQKLREADYVVYSSKRIYDSVDELPERYPMTNLYYQAMWDGRLGFELALDLTSPPRLFGLVFEDRHADESWSLYDHPQVTIFRKVRNLSDAEFDAIFDHVWETAIPYYRGADSPLSPFLNLLGLGASPESANQGLVPKVLALLMGGETGATAPMPAARPSLMLPQPLSTLPVVDNYRWNRLASEEQVLGPWLAVAFWWAVLALLGWLAWPLAFYLFAPFRDRGYLFSRTLGWLLPAWFLWLLASHGLVYNTVRAAWGSVLLLGLVGGAAAWNQRQALARFVRERWPLLLLGEGLFAGAYLFFVLIRMANPDLWQPWFGGEKFMEFAFLNGILRSPTFPPVDPHFAGGYINYYYFGLYLAAYLIKLTGIYAEVAFNLVIPTLFALTVVNAFAVAYSAWGFARGGRPPASLRWQEGAAASLLAPLFIALLGNLDGFAQVLRRLADGSPVHFQSAFPGLETLVGALVGLVGVLRGTHSLGSYDFWAPSRVIPFTINEFPYWSFLFADLHPHLIGIPFAVLFLGLILLLLRLPELPLWRPAYGVRLLALFALMLGTLASVNLWELPTYLLLGVLALAVSQYRVWGRIRWGLTGALAVFYLAGAYLSFRPFFAHYVNVGASGIGLVRAGDDLGTWLLIWGFLGFVVVSWLFWRLCQPPAAPGLGLERLLGMVCRRYDRLPRLVYLHRLLVTRPTLGYLLGVNLLPATLVATVLTLAWGRTVLALCLALLGPAFLLLWQRARCRVGRGLQVPAVGQVAPRPGDLPAWGSAADAFVALLTVVGLAILAGTQVVYLKDFLQGGDWYRMNTLFKFFNQVWVLWGMAAAVAVPWLWRRNLPSWPARLVPLPFWWRGVFGLLLAASLTFLVLGTPARLAQRMVGWRPPFGTLNGMAYMQQGTYTWPDENHVIELRHDWDAIRWLLAHVRGNLVIVESSEVDYYRAGGTRVASMTGLSGLRGMHESEQRFDEPLGYRDGLHREFWQTSDLARLQAIIDELEIALIYVGPLERQQHPDAPARLEALAGQGRLQVLYQNEGVTIYAVPGALARTDRGVYVPVPRGG